In Xyrauchen texanus isolate HMW12.3.18 chromosome 13, RBS_HiC_50CHRs, whole genome shotgun sequence, a single genomic region encodes these proteins:
- the c13h1orf159 gene encoding uncharacterized protein C1orf159 homolog isoform X2, with translation MSRAYYIVSAALFVLEIPETKALLENSNDCCERIKRMNETCANITLCDPGLRHVQENSTNFCVYCDSLEQWNSTFNNTRSSHTPVPAFIGGSGVAASVLLGTLLISLGIILTVASFFYLKRSNRLPGFFYRRNKAFMFQPSETAVMIPEATSSVRKQRYVRRERPSATSASRNATVATGAVTKVYNV, from the exons ATGAGTAGAGCCTACTACATCGTCAGTGCTGCTCTTTTTGTGTTAGAAATTCCAGAAACCAAG GCTCTGCTAGAAAACTCCAATGACTGTTGTGAAAGAATAAAGAGAATGAATGAAACCTGTGCAAATATTACACTCTGTGATCCTG GGCTTCGACATGTTCAAGAGAACAGTACaaatttttgtgtgtactgtgaCTCACTGGAGCAGTGGAATTCAACATTCAACAATA CTAGGTCCAGTCACACTCCAGTACCTGCATTCATTG GTGGTTCAGGTGTAGCAGCCTCTGTCCTTCTTGGAACTCTTCTGATAAGCCTGGGCATCATCCTTACTGTGGCGTCTTTCTTTTACCTGAAGCGCTCAAACCGCCTTCCTGGTTTCTTCTACAGGCGCAACAAGG CTTTTATGTTCCAGCCAAGTGAGACG GCTGTCATGATTCCTGAAGCCACATCTTCAG TTCGTAAACAAAGGTATGTCAGGAGAGAGAGGCCTTCAGCAACATCAGCCTCCCGCAATGCTACTGTGGCAACTGGTGCAGTAACAAAGGTATACAATGTGTGA
- the c13h1orf159 gene encoding uncharacterized protein C1orf159 homolog isoform X1 has translation MREFLFLVEHPFNKAACLVVFIKTSSMFYVYILDLYVFQALLENSNDCCERIKRMNETCANITLCDPGLRHVQENSTNFCVYCDSLEQWNSTFNNTRSSHTPVPAFIGGSGVAASVLLGTLLISLGIILTVASFFYLKRSNRLPGFFYRRNKAFMFQPSETAVMIPEATSSVRKQRYVRRERPSATSASRNATVATGAVTKVYNV, from the exons atgagagaatttttatttttggttgaacatcCCTTTAACAAAGCAGCTTGTTTGGTTGTATTTATTAAGACCAGTTCCATGTTTTATGTGTATATTTTGGATTTGTATGTGTTTCAGGCTCTGCTAGAAAACTCCAATGACTGTTGTGAAAGAATAAAGAGAATGAATGAAACCTGTGCAAATATTACACTCTGTGATCCTG GGCTTCGACATGTTCAAGAGAACAGTACaaatttttgtgtgtactgtgaCTCACTGGAGCAGTGGAATTCAACATTCAACAATA CTAGGTCCAGTCACACTCCAGTACCTGCATTCATTG GTGGTTCAGGTGTAGCAGCCTCTGTCCTTCTTGGAACTCTTCTGATAAGCCTGGGCATCATCCTTACTGTGGCGTCTTTCTTTTACCTGAAGCGCTCAAACCGCCTTCCTGGTTTCTTCTACAGGCGCAACAAGG CTTTTATGTTCCAGCCAAGTGAGACG GCTGTCATGATTCCTGAAGCCACATCTTCAG TTCGTAAACAAAGGTATGTCAGGAGAGAGAGGCCTTCAGCAACATCAGCCTCCCGCAATGCTACTGTGGCAACTGGTGCAGTAACAAAGGTATACAATGTGTGA